The following coding sequences are from one Pseudomonas mendocina window:
- a CDS encoding NAD(P)/FAD-dependent oxidoreductase has product MYAIIGAGPMGLCTARQLKKQGIGFVGFELHSDVGGLWDIDNPHSTMYQSAHLISSKLTTEFSEFPMRAEVAPYPHHSEMRRYFRDYARQFRLYDHYQFDTRVVQLQRLDQGWKLISERNGEQREWRFDGVLIANGTLHTPNLPQLPGDFAGELLHASAYKSADLFTDKRVLVVGCGNSACDIAVDAVHRAASVDLSVRRGYHFLPKFILGRPTDTFGAAIKLPRRLKQWVDGLLVRALVGKPSQYGLPNPDYRLYESHPVMNSLVLHHIGHGDIRPRGDITAVNGQRVTFTNGEQADYDLILMATGYKLDYPFIARSELNWPEDAGAPRLYLNVFHPEHDDLFMLGMVEASGLGWQGRDEQAELVALYIRQLQAGSSAALALRQTIREQAGQRLDGGYQYLELERMAYYVHKDSYRKRIASHTTALRRELAEGGIPATQEA; this is encoded by the coding sequence ATGTACGCCATCATAGGTGCCGGCCCCATGGGCCTGTGCACAGCCCGGCAATTGAAGAAACAGGGGATCGGCTTCGTCGGTTTCGAGCTGCACAGCGATGTCGGCGGCTTGTGGGACATCGATAACCCGCACAGCACCATGTACCAGTCGGCGCACCTGATCTCCTCCAAGCTCACCACCGAGTTCAGCGAGTTTCCCATGCGCGCCGAAGTGGCGCCCTACCCGCATCACAGCGAAATGCGCCGCTACTTTCGCGACTACGCCAGGCAGTTTCGCCTTTACGACCACTATCAGTTCGATACCCGCGTGGTGCAGCTGCAGCGCCTGGATCAGGGCTGGAAGCTGATCAGCGAACGCAATGGCGAGCAGCGCGAATGGCGTTTCGACGGTGTGCTGATCGCCAATGGCACGCTGCATACACCCAACCTGCCCCAGTTGCCCGGCGACTTCGCCGGCGAGTTGCTGCACGCCAGTGCCTACAAGAGCGCCGACCTGTTTACCGACAAGCGGGTGCTGGTGGTCGGCTGCGGCAACTCGGCCTGCGATATCGCAGTGGACGCCGTGCATCGCGCCGCGTCGGTGGATCTCTCGGTGCGCCGCGGCTATCACTTCCTGCCCAAGTTCATACTTGGCAGGCCTACCGACACCTTCGGCGCTGCGATCAAGCTGCCGCGCCGCCTCAAACAGTGGGTCGACGGCCTGCTGGTGCGCGCCCTGGTCGGCAAACCCTCGCAATACGGCCTACCGAATCCAGACTACCGTTTGTACGAATCACACCCGGTGATGAACTCGCTGGTGCTGCACCACATCGGCCATGGCGATATCCGACCCCGTGGCGATATCACAGCGGTGAACGGCCAACGCGTGACCTTCACCAATGGCGAACAGGCGGACTACGACCTGATTCTGATGGCCACCGGCTACAAGCTCGACTATCCCTTCATCGCGCGCAGCGAGCTGAACTGGCCAGAGGACGCCGGCGCGCCGCGACTGTACCTCAACGTCTTTCATCCCGAGCACGACGACCTGTTCATGCTCGGCATGGTCGAGGCCTCCGGCCTGGGCTGGCAGGGCCGTGACGAGCAGGCCGAGCTGGTGGCCCTGTATATCCGCCAATTACAGGCTGGCAGCTCGGCTGCACTGGCGTTGCGTCAAACCATCCGAGAGCAGGCGGGCCAACGCCTGGACGGTGGCTACCAGTACCTGGAGCTGGAGCGCATGGCCTACTACGTGCACAAGGACAGCTACCGTAAACGCATTGCCAGCCATACTACGGCGCTGCGCCGCGAGCTGGCCGAAGGTGGCATACCAGCCACCCAGGAGGCCTGA
- a CDS encoding amidohydrolase family protein yields MSYDIIINNGLYFDGTGAPGAVRHIGIKNGKVDVLSLSPLDERDCPHVIDAHGKWVTPGFLEIHSHYDAEVIAAPALKESVRHGVTSVTIGSCSISMVLADAEDCSDLFTRVEAVPREYVLPILQEKKTWRDAAGYRAFYDQLPLGPNVNSFLGHSELRVAVMGLERATSRVKPSEAELARMQQLLEEALDAGCIGLSVMTTRLDKMDGDRAWSSPLPSTFASWKEFSRLFAVLRRRGAVLQGAPNAVTKVNVFAFLWQAHGWFRKPLKCTMLTALDLKSQPLLHRFTRLSGWLANKVLRGHFRWQTLPAPFTLRLEGLNVNAFEEFGAGEMLRNIKDPDELYAKVKEPEFRALFKKQVKAVLTKGLWHRDFSDCWVTECPDVSLVGKNFKQLGQTRGLDAVDAYFELACQYRESLKWTTCYGNQREAIMRKLLSSPWTHPGFADSGAHLRSIAQYNFPLRFLKYVRDADLAGESFMELGQAVRRCSGELADFIGVDAGYLRVGDRADLVLIDPAGLDDTLDELHEAPMEVLGLVRVVKRNDAAVELTLINGRIAYRRGLEYPEDLGKVQGYGRFLPARDVLPRQEQAPMRDFNPAPA; encoded by the coding sequence ATGAGCTACGACATCATCATCAACAACGGCCTGTACTTCGACGGTACCGGCGCCCCCGGCGCGGTGCGCCATATCGGCATCAAGAACGGCAAGGTCGATGTGCTCAGCCTCAGCCCGCTGGATGAGCGCGACTGCCCGCACGTGATCGATGCCCACGGCAAATGGGTCACTCCCGGTTTTCTGGAAATTCACTCGCACTACGACGCCGAAGTGATCGCCGCCCCCGCACTGAAAGAGTCGGTACGCCACGGCGTCACCAGCGTGACCATCGGTTCCTGCTCGATCAGCATGGTGCTGGCCGATGCCGAGGACTGCTCCGACCTGTTCACCCGCGTCGAAGCGGTGCCGCGCGAGTACGTGTTGCCGATCCTGCAAGAAAAGAAAACCTGGCGGGACGCCGCCGGCTATCGGGCCTTCTACGACCAGTTGCCGCTGGGCCCGAACGTCAACTCCTTCCTTGGCCATTCCGAACTGCGCGTGGCGGTGATGGGCCTGGAGCGCGCCACCAGCCGGGTAAAGCCAAGCGAAGCCGAACTCGCGCGCATGCAGCAGTTGCTCGAGGAGGCGCTGGATGCCGGCTGTATCGGCCTGTCGGTGATGACCACTCGACTAGACAAGATGGATGGCGACCGCGCTTGGTCCAGTCCGCTGCCATCGACCTTCGCCAGCTGGAAAGAGTTCTCGCGCCTGTTCGCCGTGCTCCGCCGTCGCGGCGCCGTGTTGCAGGGCGCGCCCAACGCGGTGACCAAGGTCAACGTGTTCGCCTTCCTCTGGCAGGCGCACGGCTGGTTCAGGAAACCGCTCAAATGCACCATGCTCACGGCGCTGGATCTCAAGTCGCAGCCGCTGCTGCATCGCTTCACCCGTCTCTCCGGCTGGCTGGCGAACAAGGTGCTGCGCGGCCATTTCCGCTGGCAGACCTTGCCAGCGCCCTTCACCTTGCGCCTGGAAGGGCTCAACGTGAACGCTTTCGAGGAGTTCGGTGCCGGCGAGATGCTGCGCAACATCAAGGATCCGGACGAGCTCTACGCCAAGGTCAAGGAACCCGAGTTCCGCGCCCTGTTCAAGAAGCAGGTCAAGGCGGTGCTGACCAAGGGCCTGTGGCACCGTGACTTCTCCGACTGCTGGGTAACCGAATGCCCGGATGTCAGCCTGGTCGGCAAGAACTTCAAGCAACTGGGTCAGACCCGCGGCCTGGACGCGGTTGATGCCTACTTCGAACTGGCCTGCCAATACCGCGAGTCGCTGAAATGGACGACCTGTTACGGCAATCAGCGCGAAGCGATCATGCGCAAACTGCTGTCCAGCCCCTGGACGCACCCCGGCTTCGCCGACTCCGGCGCACACCTGCGCTCCATCGCCCAGTACAACTTCCCGCTACGCTTTCTCAAGTACGTGCGGGACGCCGACCTGGCCGGCGAATCCTTCATGGAACTGGGCCAGGCCGTACGCCGTTGCAGCGGCGAGCTGGCAGACTTCATCGGTGTCGATGCCGGCTACCTGCGAGTCGGGGATCGCGCCGATCTGGTGCTGATCGACCCCGCCGGTCTGGACGACACGCTGGACGAACTGCATGAAGCGCCGATGGAGGTGCTCGGCCTGGTGCGGGTGGTCAAACGCAACGATGCGGCGGTCGAACTGACCCTGATCAATGGGCGCATCGCCTATCGTCGAGGCCTGGAATATCCGGAAGATCTGGGCAAGGTGCAGGGTTACGGGCGCTTCCTGCCTGCTCGCGACGTGCTGCCTCGACAAGAGCAAGCACCGATGCGCGATTTCAATCCAGCTCCTGCCTAG
- a CDS encoding spermidine synthase has translation MPGLPPDDEMQKLDEVLLAEVRDAFGVIRVVQIGAYRFLEFGDAIEQSCVFQGDPSWLEYDYTRAMLLGALCHDAPETALFLGLGAGNLTQACLKFLPLEDVEAIELRPDVPRLAMEFLGLDDDPRLTIRIGDAVELLESAETADLIFLDLYTDQGPGVGHLAWRFLERCREKLNPGGWLIINQWAGNDGKPLGAALLRGLYHRHYWECPVKEGNVVLLIPAELDQGLDLGRLQARAGELAPRLGYSLQSLIAALRPAT, from the coding sequence ATGCCAGGGTTGCCGCCAGACGACGAGATGCAGAAGCTGGATGAGGTGCTGCTGGCCGAGGTGCGCGATGCCTTCGGCGTGATCCGCGTGGTGCAGATCGGCGCCTACCGTTTCCTCGAGTTCGGTGATGCCATCGAACAGAGCTGCGTGTTTCAGGGGGATCCGAGCTGGCTCGAGTACGACTACACCCGGGCCATGCTGCTTGGTGCGCTGTGTCACGATGCGCCGGAAACTGCGCTGTTTCTCGGCCTCGGCGCTGGCAACCTGACCCAGGCCTGCCTGAAGTTCCTGCCACTCGAGGATGTCGAGGCCATCGAACTGCGTCCGGACGTCCCGCGCCTGGCCATGGAGTTTCTCGGCCTGGATGACGACCCGCGGCTGACCATTCGTATCGGTGATGCCGTCGAGTTGCTGGAAAGTGCGGAAACTGCCGACCTGATCTTCCTCGACCTCTACACCGATCAAGGCCCCGGTGTCGGTCACCTGGCCTGGCGCTTTCTCGAACGCTGCCGGGAAAAACTCAACCCCGGCGGTTGGCTGATCATCAACCAGTGGGCCGGCAATGACGGCAAGCCGCTTGGCGCGGCGTTACTGCGCGGGCTCTACCATCGCCACTATTGGGAATGCCCGGTGAAGGAGGGCAACGTGGTGCTGTTGATTCCGGCGGAGCTTGATCAAGGCCTCGATCTTGGGCGGCTGCAGGCCCGTGCGGGCGAGCTTGCGCCCCGGTTGGGCTACTCACTGCAATCGCTGATTGCCGCCTTGCGCCCGGCGACCTGA
- a CDS encoding M48 family metalloprotease yields the protein MQLRTTLSAFALSSAVLLTGCQNMSADAMLQSGLMAVQAATLSDAEVKSMSDQACAEMDAAANVAGPSSPYTKRLDKIANNLGHQINGTPINYKVYQADEVNAWAMANGCVRVYSGLMDLMTDNEVEGVLGHEIGHVALGHTKKAMQTAYATAAARNAAAASGNGTVAALSASQLGELGEQLVNAQFSQSQETSADNFSFDLLTQRNIPREGLVTAFEKLAKLGGGESSMFSSHPGSSDRANNMRTRLAAK from the coding sequence ATGCAACTGCGCACCACTCTCTCCGCTTTCGCCCTCTCCAGCGCCGTTCTGCTGACCGGCTGCCAGAACATGTCCGCTGACGCCATGCTGCAATCCGGCCTGATGGCCGTACAGGCCGCAACCCTCAGCGACGCCGAAGTGAAAAGTATGTCCGACCAGGCCTGCGCCGAAATGGACGCCGCGGCCAATGTCGCCGGCCCGAGCAGCCCGTACACCAAGCGCCTGGACAAGATCGCCAACAACCTTGGCCATCAGATCAACGGCACGCCGATCAACTACAAGGTCTACCAGGCCGACGAAGTCAACGCCTGGGCCATGGCCAACGGCTGCGTACGCGTCTACAGCGGCCTGATGGATCTGATGACCGACAACGAAGTGGAAGGCGTGCTCGGCCACGAGATCGGCCACGTCGCCCTCGGCCACACCAAGAAAGCCATGCAGACCGCCTACGCCACCGCCGCCGCTCGTAACGCAGCAGCAGCATCGGGCAACGGCACCGTCGCCGCGCTGTCCGCCTCGCAGCTCGGTGAACTGGGCGAGCAACTGGTCAACGCGCAGTTCTCGCAAAGCCAGGAAACCTCTGCCGACAACTTCTCCTTCGACCTGCTGACCCAGCGCAACATCCCGCGTGAGGGGCTGGTCACCGCGTTCGAGAAGCTGGCCAAACTGGGCGGCGGCGAAAGCAGCATGTTTTCCTCGCACCCGGGCTCCAGCGACCGCGCCAACAACATGCGCACCCGCCTGGCCGCCAAGTAA
- a CDS encoding SDR family NAD(P)-dependent oxidoreductase produces MRVTLITGAASGLGWQLARACHARGDALLLTDIDADGLAARLAELGETRIHGVAGDITDADLHRRLVEACKTRFGRLDLLINNAGITHRSPTVTTAPAVFRKVMAVDYHAPLELTLAALPLLRASRGQVVAIGSMAGWMPLLGRAGYCAAKSALGQAFEVLRAEISRDGIGLLMVYPSFLDTSIDRNALGGDGQPAGHARSTIGKIRGADWMARLILDALDRRHERLFPDRGSWLASLLWRLAPGLYYRKMSQRFAGEMS; encoded by the coding sequence ATGCGCGTCACCCTGATCACCGGGGCCGCCAGCGGCCTCGGCTGGCAACTGGCACGCGCCTGCCATGCCCGTGGCGACGCGCTGCTGCTCACCGATATCGACGCCGATGGCCTGGCTGCGCGCCTTGCCGAACTGGGTGAGACCCGCATCCATGGCGTAGCTGGCGATATCACCGATGCCGACCTGCACAGACGGCTTGTCGAGGCCTGCAAGACGCGTTTCGGACGCCTCGACCTGCTGATCAACAACGCCGGCATCACCCATCGTTCACCGACCGTAACGACCGCCCCGGCGGTCTTTCGCAAGGTCATGGCGGTGGATTACCACGCACCGCTGGAACTGACCCTGGCAGCCCTGCCACTGCTGCGCGCGAGCCGCGGCCAGGTCGTTGCCATCGGCTCCATGGCTGGCTGGATGCCGCTGCTCGGCCGCGCCGGTTACTGCGCGGCGAAGAGCGCCCTGGGACAAGCCTTCGAAGTGCTGCGGGCGGAAATCAGCCGTGATGGCATTGGCCTGCTGATGGTCTATCCGAGCTTTCTCGACACCTCCATCGACCGCAACGCACTGGGTGGCGACGGCCAACCAGCAGGCCATGCACGCTCGACCATCGGCAAGATACGTGGCGCCGACTGGATGGCGCGCCTGATCCTCGATGCACTCGATCGTCGCCACGAGCGCCTGTTTCCGGATCGTGGTAGTTGGCTGGCCAGTCTGCTCTGGCGCCTGGCACCTGGCCTGTATTACCGCAAGATGAGCCAGCGCTTCGCCGGGGAGATGAGCTGA
- a CDS encoding PaaI family thioesterase produces the protein MGDQSIHERAQRFLAALRHCQVLGMSVEAADGKGLTLRLPYAAHIVGNPDTGVIHGGAITTLMDTTCGISTVCVLPEFEICPTLDLRIDYMHPAEPGKDVFGFAECYRVTPNVIFTRGYAYQDDPEQPIAHVVGAFMRMGKAVKGKGELTQGGAA, from the coding sequence ATGGGCGATCAGTCGATTCATGAACGGGCGCAGCGGTTTCTTGCCGCCCTGCGTCATTGTCAGGTGTTGGGCATGAGCGTGGAGGCGGCTGACGGCAAGGGCCTGACGCTGCGCTTGCCTTATGCAGCGCATATCGTCGGCAACCCGGATACCGGCGTCATCCATGGCGGCGCCATCACCACGTTGATGGATACCACCTGCGGGATTTCCACAGTCTGCGTGTTGCCGGAGTTCGAGATCTGCCCGACTCTCGACTTGCGTATCGACTACATGCACCCAGCCGAACCCGGCAAGGATGTATTCGGTTTCGCCGAGTGCTACCGGGTGACGCCCAATGTCATCTTCACCCGCGGCTACGCCTATCAGGACGACCCCGAGCAACCCATCGCCCACGTGGTTGGCGCCTTCATGCGCATGGGCAAGGCCGTCAAGGGCAAGGGTGAGCTGACGCAAGGCGGTGCGGCATGA
- a CDS encoding sulfite exporter TauE/SafE family protein, which yields MALAPYALGAFILLAYTLEAITGFGSVVIALSLGALLLPIEQLLPILVPLNICMTGYLVRRHWQLIDRRLLLGTLLPGMVIGTLLGYWLLPYLDTQALKVGFGALIVWFAGRELWRLRQAHTLPARPAWLTRGITLAAGLSHGLFASGGPLLVYGLAGTHLDKARLRATLVTVWFTLNSLLTLAFLLDGRLLPALPQVLTYAPLLLLGVWLGERLHRRVDERHFRIAIYILLLVTGILLLAPWRLP from the coding sequence ATGGCACTGGCTCCCTATGCGCTCGGCGCCTTTATCCTGTTGGCCTACACCCTTGAGGCCATCACCGGTTTCGGCAGCGTGGTCATCGCCCTATCACTCGGCGCCCTGCTGCTACCCATCGAACAGTTGCTGCCGATTCTGGTGCCGCTGAACATCTGCATGACCGGCTATCTGGTGCGCCGCCACTGGCAGCTGATCGACCGCCGCCTGCTGCTCGGCACCCTGCTGCCCGGCATGGTCATCGGTACCTTGCTCGGTTATTGGCTGCTGCCTTATCTGGACACCCAGGCACTGAAGGTCGGCTTCGGTGCGCTGATCGTCTGGTTTGCCGGCCGCGAGCTGTGGCGCCTGCGCCAGGCCCATACGCTGCCGGCTCGCCCAGCCTGGCTGACCCGCGGCATTACCCTGGCCGCAGGACTCAGTCATGGCCTGTTCGCCTCGGGCGGCCCGCTGCTGGTCTATGGCCTGGCCGGCACTCACCTGGACAAGGCACGGCTACGCGCCACTCTGGTAACCGTCTGGTTCACCCTCAACAGCCTGCTCACCCTCGCCTTTCTGCTCGATGGTCGCTTGCTGCCTGCACTGCCGCAGGTGCTTACCTACGCCCCGCTCCTGTTGCTCGGCGTATGGCTGGGCGAACGCCTGCACCGGCGCGTTGACGAGCGCCATTTCCGCATTGCCATCTACATCCTGCTGCTGGTCACCGGCATCCTGCTGCTGGCGCCCTGGAGATTGCCATGA
- a CDS encoding DEAD/DEAH box helicase: MTQEIGGFAALGLHPNILAALTAVGYEEPSPIQSQAIPVILAGHDMIGQAQTGTGKTAAFALPLLSKIDPAKREPQVLILAPTRELALQVATAFETYSKQMPGLNVVAVYGGAPMGPQLKAIRQGAQVIVATPGRLVDHLRRDEKVLSTIQHLVLDEADEMLKLGFMDDLEVIFEAMPESRQSVLFSATLPHSIRAIAEKHLREPQHIKIAAKTQTVSRIEQAHLMIHADQKTNAVLRLLEVEDFDALIAFVRTKQATLDLASALEAKGYKAAALNGDIAQNQRERVIESLKDGRLDIVVATDVAARGIDVPRITHVFNVDMPYDPESYVHRIGRTGRAGRDGRALLLVTPRERRMLQVIERVTGQKVGEVKLPNAQQVLDARIKKLTSSLAPLVADAEASHGDLLDRLTADIGCSPRALAAALLKKATNGQALDLATVEREQPLVPGVGGAPRERRERDSDRGDRGGERGEYRERRAPVPLAEGRVRCRTALGTRDGIAAKNLLGAILNEGGLAREAIGRIQIRETFSLVELPEDGLDRLLGKLKDTRVAGKALKLRRYRED; this comes from the coding sequence ATGACCCAGGAAATCGGCGGCTTCGCCGCGCTCGGACTTCACCCCAATATTCTCGCCGCTCTGACCGCCGTTGGTTACGAAGAGCCGTCCCCGATCCAGTCGCAGGCCATTCCGGTGATCCTTGCCGGTCATGACATGATCGGCCAGGCGCAGACCGGTACCGGTAAAACCGCCGCCTTCGCACTGCCGCTGCTGTCGAAAATCGACCCGGCCAAGCGTGAGCCTCAGGTGCTGATTCTTGCACCGACTCGCGAACTGGCCCTGCAGGTGGCTACCGCTTTCGAAACCTATTCCAAGCAGATGCCTGGCCTGAATGTCGTTGCCGTATACGGCGGCGCGCCCATGGGCCCGCAGCTCAAGGCCATCCGCCAGGGCGCTCAGGTCATCGTCGCCACGCCTGGTCGTCTGGTCGACCATCTGCGCCGTGACGAGAAAGTGCTGTCCACCATTCAGCACCTGGTGCTCGACGAAGCCGACGAAATGCTCAAGCTGGGCTTCATGGATGACCTCGAAGTGATCTTCGAGGCCATGCCGGAAAGCCGCCAGAGCGTGCTGTTCTCCGCCACGCTGCCGCACTCGATCCGTGCCATCGCCGAGAAGCACCTGCGTGAGCCGCAGCACATCAAGATCGCTGCCAAGACCCAGACCGTCTCGCGTATCGAGCAGGCGCACCTGATGATCCATGCCGATCAGAAGACCAACGCCGTGCTGCGCCTGCTGGAAGTTGAAGATTTCGACGCGCTGATCGCTTTCGTGCGTACCAAGCAGGCCACTCTGGATCTGGCCAGCGCGCTGGAAGCCAAGGGCTACAAAGCTGCTGCGCTGAACGGTGACATCGCCCAGAACCAGCGTGAGCGTGTGATCGAGTCTCTCAAGGATGGCCGCCTGGACATCGTTGTCGCGACCGATGTCGCTGCTCGTGGTATCGACGTGCCGCGCATCACTCACGTATTCAACGTCGACATGCCGTACGACCCTGAGTCCTACGTGCACCGTATCGGCCGTACCGGCCGTGCCGGTCGCGATGGCCGTGCGCTGCTGCTGGTGACGCCGCGTGAGCGCCGCATGCTGCAGGTGATCGAGCGTGTCACCGGGCAGAAGGTCGGTGAGGTCAAACTGCCGAACGCCCAGCAAGTGCTCGATGCCCGTATCAAGAAGCTGACCAGCAGCCTGGCGCCGCTGGTGGCCGATGCCGAAGCCAGCCATGGTGATCTGCTCGACCGCCTGACTGCCGATATCGGCTGCAGCCCGCGTGCCCTGGCCGCTGCGCTGCTGAAGAAGGCCACCAATGGCCAAGCGCTGGATCTGGCTACCGTCGAGCGCGAGCAGCCGCTGGTACCGGGCGTTGGCGGTGCTCCGCGTGAGCGTCGTGAGCGTGACAGCGACCGTGGCGATCGTGGTGGCGAGCGCGGCGAATACCGCGAGCGTCGTGCGCCGGTACCGCTGGCCGAAGGCCGCGTGCGTTGCCGCACCGCGCTGGGGACTCGCGACGGCATCGCCGCGAAGAACCTGCTGGGTGCCATCCTCAATGAGGGTGGTCTGGCTCGCGAGGCCATTGGCCGCATCCAGATCCGTGAGACCTTCAGCCTGGTCGAACTGCCGGAAGACGGCCTGGATCGCCTGCTGGGCAAGCTCAAGGACACCCGCGTTGCCGGCAAAGCCCTGAAGCTGCGTCGCTACCGCGAGGATTGA
- a CDS encoding class II 3-deoxy-7-phosphoheptulonate synthase: protein MSHAWSPDSWRAKPIQQQPEYPDAAHLSRVEQTLAGYPPLVFAGEARELRRQFAEVTQGRAFLLQGGDCAESFAEFSAAKIRDTFKVLLQMAIVMTFAAGCPVVKVGRMAGQFAKPRSSGEETIDGVTLPAYRGDIVNGIGFDAASRVPDPERLMQAYHQATASLNLLRAFAQGGFADLHQVHQWNLDFIANSALAAKYHQLAGRIDETLAFMRAVGMDSAPQLRETSFFTAHEALLLNYEEAFVRRDSLTGRWYDCSAHMLWIGDRTRQLDGAHVEFMRGIENPIGVKVGPSMDPDELIRLIDTLNPDNDPGRLNLIVRIGADKVEAHFPRLLRKVQSEGRQVLWSSDPMHGNTIKASSGYKTRDFAQILSEVRQFFAVHQAEGTYAGGIHIEMTGQNVTECIGGSRPITEDGLSDRYHTHCDPRMNADQSLELAFMIAETLKQVRR, encoded by the coding sequence ATGTCGCACGCCTGGAGCCCCGATAGCTGGAGGGCCAAGCCCATCCAGCAGCAGCCTGAATACCCTGACGCCGCCCACCTCAGTCGTGTCGAGCAGACACTGGCAGGCTACCCGCCGCTGGTGTTCGCCGGCGAGGCGCGCGAGCTGCGCCGTCAGTTCGCAGAGGTCACTCAGGGCCGCGCCTTCCTGCTGCAAGGTGGCGACTGCGCGGAAAGCTTCGCCGAGTTTTCCGCCGCGAAAATCCGCGACACCTTCAAGGTGCTGCTGCAAATGGCCATCGTCATGACCTTTGCCGCCGGTTGCCCGGTGGTGAAAGTCGGGCGGATGGCCGGGCAGTTCGCCAAGCCGCGCTCCTCTGGCGAAGAAACCATCGACGGCGTCACCCTGCCCGCCTATCGCGGCGACATCGTCAACGGCATCGGCTTCGACGCCGCCAGCCGCGTGCCCGACCCCGAGCGCCTGATGCAGGCCTATCACCAGGCCACCGCCAGCCTCAACCTGCTGCGCGCCTTCGCCCAGGGCGGTTTCGCCGACCTGCATCAGGTGCATCAGTGGAACCTGGATTTCATCGCCAACTCGGCGCTGGCCGCGAAATACCACCAGCTCGCCGGGCGCATCGACGAAACCCTGGCCTTCATGCGCGCCGTGGGCATGGACAGCGCGCCGCAGTTGCGGGAAACCAGCTTCTTCACCGCCCATGAAGCACTGCTGCTGAACTACGAAGAAGCCTTCGTGCGCCGCGACAGCCTTACCGGCCGCTGGTACGACTGCTCCGCGCACATGCTGTGGATCGGCGACCGTACCCGTCAGTTGGACGGCGCCCACGTCGAGTTCATGCGCGGCATCGAGAACCCCATCGGCGTGAAGGTCGGCCCGAGCATGGATCCGGACGAGCTGATTCGCCTGATCGATACGCTCAACCCGGACAATGATCCGGGCCGCCTGAACCTGATCGTGCGCATAGGCGCGGACAAGGTCGAGGCGCACTTCCCGCGCCTGCTGCGCAAGGTGCAGAGCGAAGGCCGACAGGTGCTGTGGAGCTCCGACCCGATGCACGGCAACACCATCAAGGCCTCCAGCGGCTACAAGACCCGCGACTTCGCGCAGATTCTCAGCGAAGTTCGCCAGTTCTTCGCCGTGCACCAGGCCGAAGGCACCTATGCCGGCGGTATTCATATCGAGATGACCGGGCAGAACGTCACCGAGTGCATCGGCGGCTCGCGCCCGATCACCGAGGACGGCCTCTCCGACCGCTATCACACGCACTGCGACCCACGCATGAATGCCGACCAGTCCCTGGAGCTGGCATTCATGATCGCGGAAACGCTGAAGCAGGTACGCCGCTGA
- a CDS encoding bile acid:sodium symporter family protein: MEPIKIAFDPSSLVLINLIVALMMFGVSLDLRAEDFRRIVRSPKAPVIGMLAQFLLLPALTCLACWLLRIPPELALGMILVAACPGGSFSNIMTWMARGNVAVSVSMTAVSSLAASVLTPLNFAVYAWLNPYTRPLLTEIDIDPLGLLLLVVLVLGVPLIAGMAIGRRFPMLAMRIEKPLRMLSLSVMLGFVALAFSLNLDQFVSHFHLFFWLVVGHNLLALLIGYGSARLAGLSDADQRAVTLETGIQNSALGLVIIFTFFPQAGGMLLIAAFWGCWHLVSGLSLAWFWSRRPPVPEPPPAVAAALGES; encoded by the coding sequence ATGGAACCGATAAAGATTGCGTTCGATCCCAGCAGCCTGGTACTGATCAACCTCATCGTCGCCCTGATGATGTTCGGTGTTTCCCTGGATTTGCGCGCCGAGGATTTCCGCCGCATCGTCCGCTCGCCCAAGGCACCGGTGATCGGCATGCTCGCGCAGTTCCTGTTGCTCCCGGCCCTGACCTGCCTGGCCTGCTGGCTGCTGCGCATCCCGCCGGAACTGGCGCTGGGCATGATCCTGGTCGCTGCCTGCCCAGGCGGCAGCTTCTCCAACATCATGACCTGGATGGCCCGCGGCAACGTCGCCGTCTCGGTCAGCATGACCGCCGTTTCCAGCCTCGCTGCCAGCGTCCTGACACCGCTCAACTTCGCCGTCTATGCCTGGCTGAACCCCTACACCCGCCCACTGCTGACCGAAATCGATATCGACCCACTGGGCCTGCTGCTGTTGGTGGTACTGGTGCTTGGCGTGCCGTTGATCGCCGGCATGGCCATCGGCAGGCGCTTTCCGATGCTGGCCATGCGCATTGAAAAACCCCTGCGCATGCTCAGCCTGAGCGTGATGCTGGGGTTCGTCGCCCTGGCTTTCAGCCTTAACCTGGATCAGTTCGTCAGCCACTTCCACCTGTTCTTCTGGCTGGTGGTCGGACACAACCTGCTGGCGCTGTTGATCGGCTACGGCAGCGCGCGGTTGGCCGGTCTGAGTGACGCCGATCAGCGCGCAGTGACACTGGAAACCGGCATCCAGAACTCGGCACTGGGGCTGGTGATCATCTTCACCTTCTTCCCCCAGGCCGGCGGCATGCTGCTGATCGCCGCGTTCTGGGGCTGCTGGCACCTGGTGTCGGGCCTCAGCCTGGCCTGGTTCTGGTCACGCCGGCCACCTGTCCCCGAACCGCCACCAGCCGTCGCGGCTGCGCTGGGAGAATCCTGA